A single window of Desulfomicrobium macestii DNA harbors:
- the hysD gene encoding NiFeSe hydrogenase maturation protease, which translates to MKRLLVLGVGNLLLTDDGAGVHAVKDLALEEEWDPEKVDFLDGATFTQDIFYIFQEYERVLVLDTVKGGREPGTVYRFTEDNLRDNYQQRLSLHDIDLLDSLKMAELLGNKPELMVIGIEPLTISEWSMELSEPVKEKYPRFLEAARREIRTLLS; encoded by the coding sequence ATGAAACGACTTTTGGTTCTTGGAGTGGGCAATCTGCTTCTGACTGACGACGGCGCTGGTGTGCACGCGGTCAAGGATCTTGCTCTGGAGGAGGAATGGGATCCGGAAAAGGTCGATTTCCTGGATGGGGCCACCTTCACGCAGGATATTTTTTATATTTTTCAGGAATATGAGCGTGTGCTTGTCCTTGATACCGTCAAGGGCGGGCGGGAACCGGGGACGGTCTATCGTTTCACGGAAGACAATTTGCGGGACAATTATCAGCAGCGCCTGTCCCTTCACGACATCGATCTTCTCGATTCCCTGAAAATGGCCGAGTTGCTGGGCAACAAGCCGGAACTCATGGTCATCGGTATCGAACCGCTGACAATCAGCGAATGGTCCATGGAGCTTTCCGAGCCGGTCAAGGAGAAGTATCCGCGGTTTCTTGAAGCCGCTCGGCGAGAGATCCGCACTCTGCTGTCCTGA
- a CDS encoding NF038143 family protein, translating to MNTPCTEEKKRIILDQETKMANRLALMVLEKPEPPFWASFIPMVFVFYAHKLKQYSSGLDEFAHNYLTLRRNALESAMAAKMADSVVNVDKLLENAGDMPPPAKPHYLRWITLLTAHYLLLLNSQGNCHAALVRSGYENKAAYLSFCACFIEAEQDFNLALLPGIEGEAQDLFEVVQKMNMGIASLTLHEAEMIFPPDTQALKSAS from the coding sequence ATGAACACACCGTGCACGGAAGAAAAAAAGCGAATTATTCTAGATCAAGAAACCAAAATGGCGAACCGGCTTGCGTTGATGGTCCTGGAAAAACCCGAACCACCCTTTTGGGCCAGTTTCATCCCCATGGTCTTCGTTTTCTATGCTCATAAATTGAAGCAGTATTCATCTGGGCTAGACGAATTCGCCCACAACTATCTGACTCTTCGGAGGAATGCCCTGGAAAGCGCCATGGCGGCCAAAATGGCGGATTCAGTAGTGAACGTCGACAAGCTATTGGAAAACGCAGGAGACATGCCCCCACCCGCCAAACCCCATTACCTCAGATGGATTACCCTGCTCACGGCCCACTACCTGTTGCTGCTGAATTCTCAAGGGAACTGCCATGCGGCACTGGTTCGCAGCGGATACGAAAACAAAGCCGCCTACCTGTCTTTTTGCGCCTGCTTCATCGAGGCGGAACAGGATTTCAACCTTGCACTGCTGCCGGGAATCGAGGGAGAGGCTCAAGATCTCTTCGAAGTCGTGCAAAAGATGAACATGGGCATAGCCAGCCTGACCCTTCATGAAGCCGAAATGATTTTCCCCCCGGACACGCAGGCCTTGAAGTCGGCCTCCTGA
- the hysB gene encoding NiFeSe hydrogenase small subunit: MSLSRREFVKLCSAGVAGLGISQIYHPGIVHAMTEGAKKAPVIWVQGQGCTGCSVSLLNAVHPRIKEILLDVISLEFHPTVMASEGEMALAHMYEIAEKFNGNFFLLVEGAIPTAKEGRYCIVGETLDAKGHHHEVTMMELIRDLAPKSLATVAVGTCSAYGGIPAAEGNVTGSKSVRDFFADEKIEKLLVNVPGCPPHPDWMVGTLVAAWSHVLNPTEHPLPELDDDGRPMLFFGDNIHENCPYLDKYDNSEFAETFTKPGCKAELGCKGPSTYADCAKRRWNNGINWCVENAVCIGCVEPDFPDGKSPFYVAE, translated from the coding sequence ATGAGTCTTAGCAGACGTGAGTTCGTAAAACTGTGCTCCGCAGGTGTCGCCGGATTGGGAATTTCCCAGATTTATCATCCGGGCATCGTGCACGCCATGACCGAAGGGGCCAAAAAAGCTCCGGTCATCTGGGTACAGGGACAGGGTTGTACTGGTTGCTCCGTTTCTCTTCTCAATGCAGTCCATCCCAGAATCAAGGAGATTCTGCTGGATGTGATCAGCCTTGAGTTCCATCCCACCGTCATGGCAAGTGAAGGTGAGATGGCATTGGCGCACATGTACGAAATTGCTGAAAAGTTTAACGGCAACTTTTTCTTGCTGGTGGAAGGTGCCATCCCCACCGCCAAGGAAGGTCGCTACTGCATTGTCGGTGAAACTCTGGATGCCAAGGGGCATCATCATGAAGTCACCATGATGGAACTGATCCGGGATCTGGCACCCAAGTCCCTGGCCACCGTGGCCGTGGGCACTTGTTCCGCTTACGGAGGCATTCCCGCCGCCGAAGGCAACGTCACCGGCTCCAAGAGTGTGCGTGACTTCTTTGCCGATGAGAAGATCGAAAAACTGCTGGTCAACGTGCCCGGATGTCCGCCCCATCCGGACTGGATGGTCGGCACGCTGGTTGCCGCATGGAGCCACGTCCTGAATCCCACCGAGCATCCCCTGCCCGAACTGGATGATGACGGACGTCCTATGCTGTTCTTCGGCGACAACATCCACGAGAACTGTCCGTATCTTGATAAATACGACAACTCCGAATTCGCGGAAACCTTCACCAAGCCCGGTTGCAAGGCCGAACTTGGCTGCAAGGGTCCGTCCACCTATGCCGATTGCGCCAAGCGTCGCTGGAACAACGGCATCAACTGGTGTGTCGAGAACGCCGTGTGTATCGGCTGTGTGGAACCGGACTTTCCGGACGGAAAGTCTCCTTTCTATGTAGCGGAATAA
- a CDS encoding calcium/sodium antiporter codes for MFIAFLALCVGLAVLVWSADHFIDGAASVARHFSMPPLLIGMIIVGFGTSAPEMVVSALAAVNGTPGIALGNAFGSNITNIALILGFTALLKPIEIHSQVLRKELPLLTAMTAVTAYLIHEGTLSRSDALIMLAFFAGVMFWTVRQGMQTQPDAFGDEMGEELCAKCMPLGRAYFWLATGLVLLIASSRLLVWGAVEIAHALGVSDLVIGLTVVALGTSLPELASSIIASRKGEHDIALGNVLGSNLFNTLAVVGIAGVIHPMDVEPDVITRDLPVMTALTLSLFVIGFRFKRPGRINRYAGMALLACYVGYTAFLVKATLFP; via the coding sequence ATGTTTATCGCTTTTCTCGCCCTTTGTGTCGGACTTGCCGTGCTTGTCTGGAGCGCGGACCATTTCATCGACGGCGCGGCCAGTGTCGCACGCCACTTCTCCATGCCACCGCTGCTCATCGGCATGATCATCGTCGGATTCGGGACTTCAGCCCCGGAGATGGTCGTCTCCGCGCTGGCCGCCGTGAACGGAACTCCCGGCATAGCCCTGGGCAACGCCTTTGGTTCGAACATTACAAATATTGCGCTCATCCTCGGTTTCACGGCCCTGCTCAAACCCATCGAGATCCACTCCCAGGTGCTGCGCAAGGAATTGCCCCTGCTCACGGCAATGACCGCCGTTACGGCATATCTCATTCACGAAGGCACCCTCTCCCGCTCCGACGCACTGATCATGCTGGCTTTTTTTGCCGGGGTCATGTTCTGGACCGTGCGTCAGGGCATGCAGACCCAGCCCGACGCCTTCGGGGACGAGATGGGAGAGGAACTGTGCGCAAAGTGCATGCCGCTGGGCCGCGCCTACTTCTGGCTGGCCACGGGCCTTGTGCTGCTCATCGCCAGCTCCCGCCTTCTGGTCTGGGGCGCGGTGGAGATCGCCCACGCCCTCGGCGTGAGCGATCTTGTCATAGGCCTGACCGTCGTGGCGCTCGGCACCTCGCTTCCGGAACTGGCGTCCTCGATAATCGCAAGCCGCAAGGGCGAACACGACATTGCCCTCGGTAATGTGCTTGGCTCCAACCTTTTCAACACCCTGGCCGTGGTGGGTATTGCCGGTGTCATCCATCCCATGGATGTCGAACCGGATGTCATCACGCGCGATCTGCCGGTCATGACCGCCCTGACCCTGTCCCTTTTCGTCATTGGTTTCAGATTCAAACGCCCCGGACGCATCAACCGCTATGCGGGCATGGCCCTGCTGGCCTGCTATGTCGGCTATACCGCCTTTCTGGTCAAAGCGACCCTGTTCCCTTGA
- a CDS encoding glycine cleavage system protein R: protein MNKFVLSVIGKDKPGILAKISTILFTHGCNIEDVSQTILQTEFASIFIVLNPDDHPLDEIGSSLNAALEDMELSAHLRPMAASAPVAVSAAQPFVITTRGVDKPGTIAAVTEAIASLACNVVHFRAIITQDDGVDEMIMIFEVDVPSGVEHRHLRRVMQETCSKFGLDVSVQHRDIFETIHRV, encoded by the coding sequence ATGAATAAATTCGTGCTGTCGGTCATCGGCAAAGACAAGCCGGGCATCCTGGCAAAAATATCGACCATCCTGTTCACCCATGGCTGCAACATCGAAGATGTCAGCCAGACCATCCTGCAAACCGAGTTTGCTTCTATCTTCATCGTTCTCAATCCGGACGACCATCCGCTGGATGAAATCGGGAGCAGTCTGAACGCCGCCCTTGAGGACATGGAGCTCAGCGCCCATCTGCGCCCCATGGCGGCTTCGGCACCGGTTGCGGTTTCCGCCGCGCAGCCCTTCGTCATAACCACCAGGGGCGTGGACAAGCCCGGCACCATCGCCGCCGTGACCGAGGCCATCGCCTCGCTTGCCTGCAACGTGGTTCACTTCCGGGCCATCATCACCCAGGATGACGGCGTGGACGAGATGATCATGATCTTCGAGGTCGATGTCCCCTCGGGTGTGGAGCATCGCCATCTGCGGCGGGTCATGCAGGAGACCTGTTCCAAATTCGGCCTTGACGTCTCGGTCCAGCACCGCGACATTTTTGAAACGATTCATAGAGTTTAG
- a CDS encoding NF038143 family protein produces MSIKNADQKKQHILEHESQLANQLALQVLEKPKPPIWMIFVPIFFVFFVQKMNQYKSGLTEFVDNYLKSRRYALEAALEAEETGRPANVAGLLEKVGNIPEQAKPLFAEWMNVLVDHYRLLLTSQGNSHSKLVRAGYQSKTNYLLFCNCLNKAENAYSMALLPEMDGDNQDLHHVIQKINVCVTNLRRQDADTIFS; encoded by the coding sequence ATGAGCATAAAAAACGCCGACCAAAAAAAGCAGCATATTCTGGAACATGAATCGCAGTTGGCCAACCAGTTGGCCTTGCAGGTTCTTGAAAAGCCCAAACCTCCCATCTGGATGATCTTTGTCCCGATCTTCTTTGTTTTCTTCGTGCAGAAGATGAACCAGTACAAAAGCGGCCTGACGGAATTCGTGGACAACTACCTCAAATCACGACGTTACGCCCTGGAAGCGGCCCTGGAAGCCGAAGAAACCGGAAGGCCGGCCAACGTGGCCGGACTTTTGGAAAAAGTGGGCAACATTCCGGAACAGGCAAAGCCTCTTTTCGCGGAATGGATGAACGTCCTGGTGGACCACTACCGCTTGCTGCTGACCTCGCAAGGCAACAGCCATTCCAAGTTGGTCCGCGCCGGCTACCAAAGCAAGACGAATTATCTTCTGTTCTGCAATTGCCTGAACAAAGCCGAAAATGCATACAGCATGGCCCTTCTTCCTGAAATGGACGGAGACAACCAGGACCTGCATCACGTCATCCAAAAAATAAACGTCTGTGTCACGAATCTTCGCCGCCAGGATGCCGACACAATTTTCTCCTAA
- a CDS encoding DUF2059 domain-containing protein — protein sequence MLKKMIFIVCFVLACSTAYSGEKEHRALAEELIKITDGDTVMEKMKAQVTMIFQQIASQMNIQEADKPKLEKYSARFDAILKEDMSWEKVKTQYLDLYTSVFTEEETKGLVDFYKSDLGKKVTAKMPELMQQSMTVARTYMQGVVPKLEELTEEMRVDFEGAAAPEAPAQTAPAPKQ from the coding sequence ATGTTGAAAAAAATGATTTTTATTGTTTGCTTCGTACTTGCTTGCAGCACCGCCTACAGCGGAGAAAAAGAACATCGGGCACTGGCCGAAGAGCTGATCAAGATCACCGACGGCGACACGGTCATGGAAAAGATGAAAGCCCAAGTGACCATGATCTTCCAGCAGATCGCGTCCCAGATGAACATCCAGGAAGCCGACAAACCCAAGCTGGAAAAATACTCAGCCCGCTTCGACGCCATCCTGAAGGAAGACATGTCCTGGGAAAAGGTTAAGACGCAGTATCTGGATCTCTACACCTCCGTTTTCACCGAGGAAGAAACCAAGGGTCTGGTCGACTTCTACAAATCCGATCTGGGCAAGAAGGTCACCGCCAAGATGCCCGAACTCATGCAGCAGAGCATGACCGTGGCCCGCACCTACATGCAGGGTGTCGTGCCCAAGCTCGAAGAATTGACCGAGGAAATGCGTGTGGATTTCGAAGGCGCAGCAGCCCCAGAGGCTCCTGCCCAGACGGCTCCGGCTCCGAAGCAGTAG
- the purT gene encoding formate-dependent phosphoribosylglycinamide formyltransferase: protein MAQIGTPLSPSSTKVLLLGSGELGKEVVIELQRLGVEVIAVDRYENAPAMQVAHRSHTVSMLDGPALRRIIEDEKPDYIVPEIEAIATDTLVELEAEGHTVIPTARAAKLTMNREGIRRLAAEELGLATSPYRFAETYEEYLAAVEAVGTPCVVKPIMSSSGKGQSVVRIPADAEKSWKYAQEGGRTGKGKVIVEGFVDFDYEITLLTVRHAGGTSFCAPIGHFQKDGDYQQSWQPQPMNEAALTEARRMAQSVTEALGGRGIFGVELFIKGDTVYFSEVSPRPHDTGLVTLISQDLSEFALHARAILGLPVPNIRQHGPAASSVILVEGESRQVLFGNLEAALSEPDTDLRLFGKPEVSGKRRMGVALARDESLEKALEKAKNAASAVTIQL from the coding sequence ATGGCACAAATAGGCACCCCCCTCTCCCCATCATCCACCAAAGTTCTTCTGCTCGGTTCCGGCGAACTGGGCAAGGAAGTTGTCATAGAACTGCAGCGGCTTGGCGTTGAAGTCATAGCCGTGGATCGCTACGAAAACGCCCCGGCCATGCAGGTCGCGCATCGCAGCCACACCGTCTCGATGCTGGACGGGCCGGCTCTGCGCAGGATCATCGAGGATGAAAAACCGGACTACATCGTCCCTGAAATCGAAGCCATCGCCACCGACACCCTGGTGGAACTGGAAGCCGAAGGCCACACCGTCATCCCCACGGCCCGCGCGGCGAAACTGACCATGAACCGTGAAGGCATCCGGCGTCTGGCCGCCGAGGAACTGGGCCTTGCCACCTCGCCCTACCGCTTTGCCGAGACCTACGAAGAATACCTGGCCGCAGTGGAAGCCGTGGGCACCCCGTGCGTGGTCAAGCCCATCATGAGCTCCTCCGGCAAGGGGCAATCCGTGGTGAGGATCCCGGCCGACGCCGAGAAATCCTGGAAATACGCCCAGGAAGGCGGACGCACGGGCAAGGGCAAGGTCATCGTCGAAGGATTCGTCGATTTCGACTACGAAATCACGCTGCTCACCGTGCGCCACGCCGGAGGCACATCCTTTTGCGCCCCTATCGGCCATTTCCAGAAAGATGGAGACTACCAGCAATCCTGGCAGCCGCAGCCCATGAACGAGGCGGCCCTGACCGAGGCCAGGCGGATGGCCCAATCCGTGACCGAAGCCCTGGGCGGACGGGGAATCTTTGGCGTGGAACTCTTCATCAAGGGCGACACCGTCTACTTCAGCGAGGTCTCCCCCCGCCCCCACGATACGGGACTGGTCACGCTCATCTCCCAGGACCTTTCGGAGTTCGCGCTGCACGCCCGCGCCATCCTCGGCCTGCCCGTGCCAAACATCCGCCAGCATGGCCCCGCCGCCTCCAGTGTCATTCTGGTTGAAGGCGAATCGCGGCAGGTGCTGTTCGGAAATCTTGAGGCGGCCTTAAGCGAACCGGATACGGATTTGCGCCTTTTCGGCAAACCAGAGGTCAGCGGCAAGCGGCGCATGGGTGTGGCCCTTGCCCGAGACGAAAGCCTGGAAAAAGCGCTGGAAAAGGCCAAGAACGCCGCGTCGGCGGTCACGATCCAGCTTTAG
- a CDS encoding cytochrome c3 family protein, producing MKKRYVPITIVCGMLALLALGGQFAPAPSEELPVRLRLDNKGGDVVFTHSRHVQYVEKDGGNCAKCHHESENPGLTPLPCGSCHATEFDAKFSSDHQTSLPEETCARCHHAELGKLVYSHDDHAEQYASSCTDCHHDTDIEAEPGACNQCHGEKADGDTPALRDAVHAKCESCHAEMYEEKLEGCNECHELLPGKAGSLQPSCNSCHFDTDATPLPHRMESFHDQCMTCHEEAGKGPFGEKSCTRCHTR from the coding sequence TTGAAAAAACGTTACGTACCCATCACCATTGTCTGCGGTATGTTGGCGCTTCTGGCCCTCGGCGGTCAGTTTGCACCAGCCCCATCGGAAGAGCTGCCCGTTCGTCTTCGGTTGGACAACAAGGGCGGCGATGTTGTCTTCACCCATTCTCGTCACGTGCAATACGTTGAAAAAGATGGTGGCAACTGTGCCAAATGCCATCATGAGAGTGAAAATCCAGGTTTGACTCCGCTGCCGTGTGGCTCATGTCATGCGACGGAATTTGATGCGAAGTTCTCTTCGGACCACCAGACCAGTCTGCCCGAGGAGACCTGCGCGCGTTGTCATCATGCCGAACTGGGCAAGCTTGTCTACAGTCATGACGACCATGCTGAGCAGTATGCTTCGAGCTGCACCGATTGCCATCACGACACGGACATCGAGGCCGAGCCGGGTGCTTGCAACCAGTGTCATGGCGAAAAAGCAGATGGCGACACGCCCGCCTTGCGCGATGCCGTACATGCCAAGTGCGAAAGCTGTCATGCCGAGATGTATGAGGAAAAATTGGAAGGTTGTAACGAATGTCATGAATTGCTGCCCGGTAAGGCTGGAAGCCTCCAGCCGTCCTGCAATTCCTGCCACTTCGATACTGACGCCACGCCCTTGCCGCATCGCATGGAGTCGTTTCACGATCAGTGCATGACGTGTCACGAAGAGGCCGGCAAAGGACCTTTTGGCGAAAAATCGTGTACCCGCTGTCATACCAGGTAA
- the hysA gene encoding NiFeSe hydrogenase large subunit HysA, giving the protein MSQAATPAADGKVKISIDPLTRVEGHLKIEVEVKDGKVVDAKCSGGMFRGFEQILRGRDPRDSSQIVQRICGVCPTAHCTASVMAQDDAFGVKVTTNGRITRNLIFGANYLQSHILHFYHLAALDYVKGPDVSPFVPRYANADLLTDRIKDGAKADATNTYGLNQYLKALEIRRICHEMVAMFGGRMPHVQGMVVGGATEIPTADKVAEYAARFKEVQKFVIEEYLPLIYTLGSVYTDLFETGIGWKNVIAFGVFPEDDDYKTFLLKPGVYIDGKDEEFDSKLVKEYVGHSFFDHSAPGGLHYSVGETNPNPDKPGAYSFVKAPRYKDKPCEVGPLARMWVQNPELSPVGQKLLKELYGIEAKNFRDLGDKAFSIMGRHVARAEETWLTAVAVEKWLKQVQPGAETYVKSEIPDAAEGTGFTEAPRGSLLHFLKIKDKKIENYQIVSATLWNANPRDDMGQRGPIEEALIGVPVPDIKNPVNVGRLVRSYDPULGCAVHVLHAETGEEHVVNID; this is encoded by the coding sequence GTGTCACAAGCAGCTACTCCCGCAGCTGACGGGAAAGTTAAGATTTCCATCGATCCGTTGACCCGGGTTGAAGGTCATCTCAAGATTGAGGTTGAAGTCAAGGACGGCAAGGTCGTCGATGCCAAGTGTTCCGGCGGAATGTTCCGCGGGTTCGAGCAGATTCTGCGCGGCCGCGATCCCAGGGATTCTTCCCAGATCGTACAGCGTATCTGCGGCGTGTGCCCCACGGCGCACTGTACGGCTTCCGTCATGGCCCAGGACGACGCCTTCGGCGTCAAAGTAACCACCAACGGCCGCATCACCCGTAACCTGATCTTCGGCGCCAACTATCTGCAGTCTCATATTCTGCATTTCTATCACCTGGCCGCCCTGGATTACGTCAAGGGTCCTGATGTCTCTCCCTTTGTTCCCCGTTACGCCAATGCGGATCTTTTGACGGATCGCATCAAGGACGGGGCCAAGGCCGATGCAACCAACACCTACGGCTTGAACCAGTACCTGAAGGCGCTTGAAATCCGCCGCATCTGTCATGAGATGGTCGCCATGTTCGGCGGTCGCATGCCTCATGTTCAGGGCATGGTCGTGGGCGGTGCAACCGAGATTCCCACGGCGGACAAAGTCGCGGAATACGCGGCCCGCTTCAAGGAAGTCCAGAAGTTCGTGATCGAGGAATATCTGCCTCTGATCTACACCCTGGGTTCCGTTTACACGGATCTGTTCGAGACCGGCATCGGCTGGAAGAACGTCATCGCCTTCGGCGTTTTCCCCGAAGACGATGATTACAAGACCTTCCTGCTCAAGCCTGGCGTATATATCGACGGCAAGGACGAGGAATTCGATTCCAAGCTGGTCAAGGAATATGTCGGACATTCCTTCTTTGACCATTCCGCTCCCGGCGGCCTGCACTACAGCGTCGGTGAAACGAATCCCAACCCGGACAAACCCGGTGCGTACAGCTTCGTCAAGGCTCCCCGTTACAAGGACAAGCCCTGCGAAGTCGGTCCGCTGGCCCGCATGTGGGTCCAGAACCCCGAGCTCAGCCCCGTTGGCCAGAAACTGCTCAAGGAACTTTACGGCATCGAAGCCAAGAACTTCCGCGATCTGGGCGACAAGGCTTTCTCCATCATGGGCCGCCACGTGGCTCGTGCTGAAGAAACCTGGCTTACCGCAGTGGCCGTTGAAAAATGGCTCAAGCAGGTTCAGCCCGGAGCCGAGACCTACGTCAAGTCCGAGATTCCGGACGCCGCAGAAGGCACCGGATTCACGGAAGCTCCCCGCGGCTCACTGCTGCACTTCCTGAAGATCAAGGACAAGAAGATCGAGAACTATCAGATCGTGTCCGCGACTCTCTGGAACGCCAACCCCAGGGATGACATGGGACAGCGCGGCCCGATCGAGGAAGCCCTCATCGGTGTGCCGGTTCCCGACATCAAGAATCCCGTTAATGTGGGGCGCCTGGTGCGCTCCTACGACCCGTGACTGGGCTGTGCCGTGCACGTGCTGCACGCTGAGACCGGTGAAGAACACGTTGTCAACATTGACTAA
- a CDS encoding ABC transporter substrate-binding protein, whose amino-acid sequence MTSGLLDTLPQNATLDHFYLNTKRLPKTQHEERAKEALRHLTSSRPDLIILCDDNAAKYLGPHLKNKSIPVVYVGLNRNPRDYGLFPANNMTGILERPLLKRSLHSMCRLVNTEDTKVLILFDSDSTSDAVLHEAFKGEKSFNLGKVRVELKQFELLEDWQNALLNAKSEGFDTVYIGLYHTLRNGMGEHVPDEKVIAWASANAPVPIFAFWDFAVGEGKTIGGYVLNGRDQGLAGGQIVSEILSGVAPAEIPPRSAKEGSYKFSIHEMTRFGIVLPQKIREQAVLVP is encoded by the coding sequence TTGACCAGCGGCCTTTTGGACACCTTGCCCCAAAACGCGACTCTCGATCATTTCTATCTGAATACCAAGCGCCTGCCCAAAACCCAGCACGAGGAGCGAGCAAAAGAAGCCTTGCGTCACCTGACGTCAAGCCGGCCTGACCTGATCATCCTCTGCGACGACAATGCGGCCAAGTATCTGGGTCCGCACCTCAAAAACAAATCGATTCCGGTTGTTTACGTGGGGCTCAACCGCAATCCCAGAGATTACGGCCTCTTTCCGGCCAACAACATGACCGGGATTCTTGAACGCCCCCTGCTCAAGCGTTCGCTGCACTCCATGTGCCGCCTGGTCAATACGGAAGACACCAAGGTGCTCATTCTCTTTGACTCGGACTCCACTTCCGATGCCGTCCTGCACGAGGCTTTCAAGGGTGAAAAGTCTTTTAATCTTGGCAAGGTACGCGTGGAACTCAAACAGTTCGAATTGCTGGAAGACTGGCAAAATGCGCTGCTGAATGCCAAATCCGAGGGCTTTGACACCGTTTACATCGGCCTCTACCATACATTGCGCAACGGCATGGGCGAGCACGTACCGGATGAAAAGGTGATCGCCTGGGCCAGCGCCAACGCCCCCGTGCCCATTTTCGCTTTTTGGGATTTCGCGGTCGGCGAGGGAAAGACTATTGGCGGGTATGTACTGAACGGTCGCGACCAAGGTCTGGCAGGCGGCCAGATAGTGTCGGAAATTCTCAGCGGCGTCGCGCCTGCGGAAATTCCACCACGCTCCGCAAAAGAAGGCTCCTACAAGTTCAGCATCCATGAGATGACGCGATTCGGCATCGTGCTGCCGCAAAAAATCAGGGAGCAGGCAGTTCTGGTGCCTTGA
- a CDS encoding PFL family protein gives MLNDREVLSTLSMIKNENLDVRTVTLGISLLDCASHDLSRFTDTIYKRITTLARDLVTVCDEVGDRYGIPVVNKRISVSPIAVAAAPFDSRGMVEVAKTLDQAAKDVNVDFIGGFGALVEKGMAKGDLALIDAIPEALDVTHRMCSSINVATTRAGINMDAVALMGRTIKAAAARTADRDGLGCAKLVVFANIPEDVPFMAGAYLGIGEASSVINVGVSGPGVVKKAIDRALQDNPGAHLGELADVIKRTAYKVTRVGEIIGREVARILAVEFGIVDLSLAPTPNVGDSVGEIFQSLGLGAIGVPGSTAALAMLNDAVKKGGAFASSRVGGLSGAFIPVSEDLNIAAAASAGHLCLEKLEAMTAVCSVGLDMVALPGDTTAETLSAIIADEMAIGMINKKTTACRLIPVPGKKAGDRVHFGGLLGEAEIMSVRSNGVSAGFINRGGGIPAPLQALIN, from the coding sequence ATGCTCAACGACCGCGAGGTTCTTTCCACCCTGTCCATGATCAAGAACGAGAATCTGGACGTACGCACAGTGACCCTTGGCATCAGCCTGCTCGACTGCGCTTCCCACGATCTGTCCAGATTTACCGACACCATATATAAACGGATAACGACCCTGGCCAGGGATCTGGTCACGGTGTGCGACGAAGTTGGCGACCGTTACGGCATTCCCGTGGTCAACAAGCGCATTTCGGTCAGCCCCATCGCCGTGGCCGCCGCTCCCTTCGACAGCCGTGGCATGGTCGAGGTGGCCAAGACCCTGGATCAGGCCGCCAAGGACGTGAACGTCGATTTCATCGGCGGATTCGGGGCACTGGTCGAAAAAGGGATGGCCAAGGGCGATCTGGCGCTCATCGACGCCATTCCCGAAGCCCTGGACGTCACCCACCGCATGTGCTCGTCCATCAACGTAGCCACCACCCGGGCCGGCATCAACATGGACGCCGTGGCGCTCATGGGGCGGACCATCAAGGCTGCCGCCGCGCGCACGGCCGACCGCGACGGCTTGGGCTGCGCCAAGCTCGTCGTCTTCGCCAACATCCCCGAGGACGTGCCGTTCATGGCCGGGGCCTATCTGGGCATTGGCGAGGCCAGTTCCGTCATCAACGTCGGGGTCAGCGGACCGGGCGTGGTCAAGAAGGCCATCGATCGCGCCTTGCAGGACAATCCGGGGGCGCATCTGGGAGAGCTGGCGGACGTGATCAAGCGCACCGCCTACAAGGTCACCCGCGTGGGCGAGATCATCGGCCGCGAAGTGGCACGCATCCTGGCCGTGGAGTTCGGCATCGTGGACCTGTCCCTGGCTCCGACCCCCAATGTCGGCGACAGCGTGGGCGAGATCTTCCAGTCCCTGGGCCTGGGCGCCATCGGTGTGCCCGGTTCCACGGCAGCGCTGGCCATGCTCAACGACGCAGTCAAGAAAGGCGGCGCCTTCGCCAGTTCCCGCGTGGGCGGCCTGAGCGGCGCTTTCATTCCGGTCAGCGAGGATCTGAACATCGCGGCCGCCGCCTCGGCCGGACATCTTTGTCTTGAAAAGCTCGAAGCCATGACCGCTGTGTGTTCCGTGGGCCTCGACATGGTGGCCTTGCCGGGCGACACCACGGCCGAGACCCTGTCCGCGATCATCGCCGACGAAATGGCCATCGGCATGATCAACAAGAAGACCACGGCGTGTCGCCTCATTCCCGTTCCCGGGAAGAAGGCCGGCGACCGGGTCCACTTCGGGGGATTGCTGGGCGAGGCAGAAATCATGTCCGTGCGCAGCAACGGTGTTTCGGCTGGATTCATCAATCGGGGTGGAGGCATCCCGGCACCCTTGCAGGCTCTTATCAACTGA